One Rhinoraja longicauda isolate Sanriku21f chromosome 21, sRhiLon1.1, whole genome shotgun sequence genomic region harbors:
- the LOC144603895 gene encoding QRFP-like peptide receptor: MKIWAKRTMNLSRSFPYPLFPTTGHLAKSNLSFYIHGDLDNLENILLTIREPATIALTVMYAISFVVGFVGNVMSIKVLTGKRHARLPGVSATRSLLINLAVCDLMVVCVCMPTTLGYQIYKAWIYGDFMCRAAPFTQAVCVSASVLSITVISVNRYYNVHNPLNARSFFTWRKIFWTILVVWLLSSGICMPLVFMNKLKEIDPAFDVPFCSEVWSHVKLKQAYNFILFCALYGLPVLFNLVICFLTWRRLWSTSTHFKECDTRNHALPSSRLKIRKKIAKMVVALVLLFALSWLPFYLVDIWLDFNSEVVSKDSEASSERIMHFRPFAQWLGLTNSSLNPICYCFVGDLYRSAKEIKSKYRRTLVSLFNYSLSEGSTRSTIPKLLSYKGSCRISAQEVNFVESKERKVKDCCSSRGISETSLSTCHPLPKPTVETDKNDTSNNK, encoded by the coding sequence ATGAAGATTTGGGCCAAGAGGACAATGAATCTTTCCCGTAGCTTCCCCTATCCGCTGTTCCCAACCACGGGACACCTCGCCAAGAGCAACCTTTCCTTCTACATCCACGGGGACCTCGACAACCTGGAGAATATCTTGCTCACCATCCGAGAACCTGCCACCATCGCCCTGACGGTGATGTACGCCATATCTTTCGTCGTTGGCTTCGTCGGCAACGTGATGTCCATCAAGGTGCTGACCGGCAAGAGGCACGCCAGGTTACCCGGGGTGAGCGCCACTCGCAGCCTGCTGATAAACCTCGCCGTCTGCGacctgatggttgtctgtgtttgcATGCCCACGACTCTCGGCTACCAGATATACAAAGCCTGGATCTACGGCGACTTCATGTGCAGGGCTGCCCCGTTCACCCAGGCAGTGTGCGTCTCTGCCAGCGTCCTCAGCATCACCGTTATCAGCGTCAACAGGTACTACAATGTGCACAACCCATTAAACGCCAGATCGTTCTTCACCTGGAGAAAAATCTTCTGGACCATCCTGGTCGTCTGGCTTCTGTCCTCCGGTATCTGCATGCCCCTGGTCTTCATGAACAAGTTAAAAGAGATTGACCCTGCGTTCGATGTTCCCTTCTGCAGTGAGGTTTGGTCGCATGTCAAGCTGAAGCAAGCGTACAACTTTATCCTCTTCTGTGCCCTGTACGGCTTGCCGGTGCTGTTCAACCTGGTGATCTGTTTCCTGACTTGGCGCAGACTGTGGAGCACATCCACCCACTTCAAGGAGTGCGATACCAGGAACCATGCCCTTCCATCGTCCAGGTTGAAAATCCGCAAAAAGATCGCCAAGATGGTGGTGGCTTTGGTGCTCCTCTTTGCCCTTTCCTGGTTGCCCTTCTACCTGGTAGATATCTGGCTGGATTTCAACTCCGAGGTCGTTTCAAAGGACAGCGAGGCGTCGTCAGAAAGGATCATGCACTTTCGACCATTCGCCCAGTGGCTCGGCCTCACCAATTCCTCCCTCAACCCAATTTGCTACTGCTTCGTCGGGGATCTGTACAGGTCGGCCAAGGAAATCAAAAGTAAATACAGGAGAACACTAGTTTCTCTCTTCAACTATTCCTTATCCGAAGGCTCCACCAGGTCGACCATCCCCAAACTACTTTCTTACAAGGGGTCTTGTCGGATATCTGCACAAGAAGTCAACTTTGTCGAGTCTAAGGAGAGGAAGGTTAAGGACTGCTGTTCGTCCCGTGGCATTTCTGAGACTTCACTGAGTACATGCCACCCACTTCCAAAACCTACTGTTGAAACGGACAAAAATGACACCAGCAACAACAAATAG